A segment of the Hypnocyclicus thermotrophus genome:
TAATAAAGAAAAATCTGATGAAATTGCAAAATCAATTTTAAAAAATTAAAATAATTTTTTAATAATATCAATACAAAAAAAGAGAAGTCTAATTAAATAAACTTCTCTTTTTTTAATATAATTCAGGAAACATTATTCTTTCTACACCTTCTATTATTATATGAAGTATCATCATATGAATTTCTTGAATTCTATCAGATGTAATTCCAGGAATTATAAATTCATAATCGCAATTTCCTTTTAATTTCCCACCATTTTTTCCCAATAAACCAATTGTTTTTATATTTAGCTCTTTAGCTTTCTCAAATGCCTTTATTACATTAGTAGAATTTCCACTTGTAGAAAGGCCAATTAATATATCACCATTTTTTCCATATGCTTCTACGCCTTTAGAAAATATATAATCAAATCCATAGTCATTTCCTACACAAGTAATGTGAGAAGAATCCGAAATACTTATTGCTGGAAGAGCTTTTCTATTTTTTCTAAACCTTCCTGTAAACTCTTCTGCAAAATGCATTGCATCACAATTACTTCCACCATTTCCACATATCATTACTTTATTACCATTTTTAAAAGCTTTTGTTATTTCTTTTGAAATTTCTTCAGTTATTTTAAAATTATTTTCATTTTCTATAAACTTCTTTAATAAATTAAATGCATCAATGTATGATTTTTTTAAATTCATTTTTTCTCCTTTCAAATATTTAT
Coding sequences within it:
- the gmhA gene encoding D-sedoheptulose 7-phosphate isomerase, which gives rise to MNLKKSYIDAFNLLKKFIENENNFKITEEISKEITKAFKNGNKVMICGNGGSNCDAMHFAEEFTGRFRKNRKALPAISISDSSHITCVGNDYGFDYIFSKGVEAYGKNGDILIGLSTSGNSTNVIKAFEKAKELNIKTIGLLGKNGGKLKGNCDYEFIIPGITSDRIQEIHMMILHIIIEGVERIMFPELY